The Symphalangus syndactylus isolate Jambi chromosome 23, NHGRI_mSymSyn1-v2.1_pri, whole genome shotgun sequence genome has a window encoding:
- the BTNL2 gene encoding LOW QUALITY PROTEIN: butyrophilin-like protein 2 (The sequence of the model RefSeq protein was modified relative to this genomic sequence to represent the inferred CDS: substituted 1 base at 1 genomic stop codon) codes for MVDFPGYSLSGAVASFLFILLTMKQSEDFRVIGPAHPILARVGEDALLTCQLLPKRTAMRMEVRWYGSEPSTPVFAYRDGVEVTEMQMEEYRGRVEWIENGIAKGNVALKIHNIQPSDNGQYWCHFQDGNYCGETSLLLKVAGLESAPNIHMEGPGESGVQLVCTTRGWFPEPQVYWEDIRGEKLLAMSEHHIQDEDGLFYVEATLVVRNASAESVSCFVHNPILTEEKGSVISLPEKLQTELASLKAIGPSXPILVRVGEDIQLTCYLSPKANAQSMEVRWVRSHRYPAVHMYMDGDHVAGQQMAEYRGRTVLVSDAIDEGRLTLQILSARPSDDGQYRCLFEKDDVYQEASLDLKVVDLGSSPLITVEGQEDGEMQLMCSSDGWFPQPHVQWRDMEGKTIPSSFEALTQGSHGLFHVETLLRVTNISTVDVTCSISIPFSGKEKIATFSLSESRMTFLGKTLLVWGLLLAVAVGLLRKRS; via the exons ATGGTGGATTTTCCAGGGTACAGTCTGTCTGGTGCAGTCGCCTCCTTTCTATTCATCCTGCTGACAATGAAGCAGTCAG AAGACTTTAGAGTCATTGGCCCTGCTCACCCTATCCTGGCCAGGGTTGGGGAAGATGCCCTCTTAACCTGCCAGCTACTCCCCAAGAGGACCGCAATGCGCATGGAGGTGAGGTGGTACGGCTCAGAGCCCAGCACACCTGTGTTTGCGTACAGGGATGGAGTGGAGGTGACTGAGATGCAGATGGAGGAGTACAGAGGCCGGGTAGAGTGGATAGAGAATGGCATTGCAAAGGGAAACGTGGCACTGAAGATACACAACATCCAGCCCTCTGACAACGGACAATACTGGTGCCATTTCCAGGATGGGAACTACTGTGGAGAAACAAGCTTGCTGCTCAAAGTAGCAG GTCTGGAGTCTGCCCCTAACATCCACATGGAGGGACCTGGGGAAAGTGGAGTCCAGCTTGTGTGCACTACAAGGGGCTGGTTCCCAGAGCCCCAGGTGTATTGGGAAGACATCCGGGGAGAGAAGCTGCTGGCCATGTCTGAGCATCACATCCAAGATGAAGATGGCCTGTTCTATGTGGAAGCCACCCTTGTGGTCAGGAACGCCTCTGCAGAGTCTGTGTCCTGCTTCGTCCACAACCCCATCCTCACTGAGGAGAAGGGGTCGGTCATCAGCCTCCCAG AGAAACTGCAGACTGAGCTGG CTTCTTTAAAAGCGATTGGACCTTCCTAGCCCATCCTTGTCAGAGTGGGAGAAGATATACAGCTAACCTGCTACCTGTCCCCCAAGGCGAATGCACAGAGCATGGAGGTGAGGTGGGTCCGATCCCACCGTTACCCTGCTGTGCATATGTATATGGATGGGGACCATGTGGCTGGACAGCAGATGGCAGAATACAGAGGGAGGACTGTGCTGGTGAGTGACGCCATTGACGAGGGCAGACTGACCCTGCAGATACTCAGTGCCAGACCTTCGGACGACGGGCAGTACCGCTGCCTTTTTGAAAAAGATGATGTCTACCAGGAGGCCAGTTTGGATCTGAAGGTGGTAG ATCTGGGTTCTTCCCCACTGATCACTGTGGAGGGGCAAGAAGATGGAGAAATGCAGCTGATGTGCTCTTCAGATGGGTGGTTCCCACAGCCCCACGTGCAGTGGAGGGACATGGAAGGAAAGACGATACCATCATCTTTCGAGGCCCTGACTCAAGGCAGCCATGGGCTGTTCCACGTGGAGACATTGCTAAGGGTCACAAACATCTCCACTGTGGACGTCACTTGTTCCATCAGCATCCCCTTTTCGGGCAAGGAGAAAATCGCAACTTTTTCTCTCTCAG AGTCCAGGATGACGTTTTTGGGGAAGACACTGCTTGTTTGGGGATTGCTTCTTGCTGTGGCTGTAGGCCTGCTCAGGAAGAGGAGCTGA